DNA from Sulfurimonas gotlandica GD1:
TCTTCATCTGTCTTTATAACTAAAACAGGTGTTCCATGAGCTAAGTTATTATTCATAATCTCATCTCTTATATACTCAGAATTTTCACCTATTCCACCGCTAAAGACGATAGCATCTACTCTGCCCAAAAGTGCCATATATGCACCTATATATTTTTTAATTCGTCTTATCATCATATTGAGAGCTAGTTTTGATTTTTCACTATTTGACTCTAGGATTTCTCTTATGTCACTACTCTCACAGATGCCAAGCAGTCCTGACTTTTTATTTAATATATTATCAACATCATCTACGCTTAGACCTAACTCTCTTTGCATATACACTACGATTGCAGGATCAATATCTCCGCTTCTTGTTCCCATAACTAAGCCTTCTAAAGGAGTAAAGCCCATAGAAGTATCTACGCTTATTCCATTTTCAATGGCACAGACACTTGCCCCATTTCCCAGATGCAGAGTGATTATGTTTAGTTGCGAAGTATCTTTATTTAATGCAATCGCACTCTCTTTTAGAAGATAAGAGTGAGATGTACCATGAAATCCATATCGTCTAATCTTATGTTTCTCATACATCTCAAATGGAAGAGCATATAGATATGCTTCTTGTGGCATCTGTGCATGAAATGCTGTGTCAAACACCGCTATTTGAAGAGCATTTGGAGCTTTTTTTCTTGCTACGATTATACCTTCTAAGTTAGCTGGATTGTGTAATGGAGCAAGAGAGCTCAGTTCTTGTATTTTTATTAATACACTCTCAT
Protein-coding regions in this window:
- a CDS encoding acetate kinase; translated protein: MIVAVINSGSSSLKFKLFDMSSKEILQTLLVEHIGEKGSNIRDHHDALESLDVDFTCIDIIGHRVVHGGEEFREATIVDESVLIKIQELSSLAPLHNPANLEGIIVARKKAPNALQIAVFDTAFHAQMPQEAYLYALPFEMYEKHKIRRYGFHGTSHSYLLKESAIALNKDTSQLNIITLHLGNGASVCAIENGISVDTSMGFTPLEGLVMGTRSGDIDPAIVVYMQRELGLSVDDVDNILNKKSGLLGICESSDIREILESNSEKSKLALNMMIRRIKKYIGAYMALLGRVDAIVFSGGIGENSEYIRDEIMNNNLAHGTPVLVIKTDEELEIAKQCLSF